In Dermacentor silvarum isolate Dsil-2018 unplaced genomic scaffold, BIME_Dsil_1.4 Seq597, whole genome shotgun sequence, the following are encoded in one genomic region:
- the LOC119435282 gene encoding uncharacterized protein LOC119435282, whose amino-acid sequence MDRLKAKRSARRTQSTKIINEATTLLESGCNDRTAFSKVIDKLVASRDELRKINAELEDVIPVEDLERENESAAHYDDQTLATLTRLRVRVEDLSVGGTVLTPPSTTLNTPPTPTIAASQSFGPRLPTLTIKPFHGDVNQWTSFWEQFNGAVHANTTLRTTDKFHYLRNYLVGEAAAAIAGLPTTEACYESAIDLLEQRFGDRSRIVHHHFRALHELQPVTSPSATRELRRLYDVVQLNVRCLNVLEVPTSSSAAMFYDVLLQSLPQEIVVAFYRHSRLQDDAQGTEPSASGEATTTSCKKLEQLLRYTQIELETREQCAPSASSFKGGGSHRKHVPPSSVLHASEESKQIRNECFFCKSTRHATE is encoded by the coding sequence ATGGACCGCCTGAAAGCTAAACGCTCTGCTAGACGAACCCAATCAACGAAAATCATTAATGAGGCGACGACGCTGCTAGAGAGCGGCTGCAACGACCGAACGGCGTTCAGCAAGGTTATAGACAAGCTCGTCGCCAGCCGTGACGAGCTTCGGAAGATTAATGCCGAGCTTGAGGACGTGATTCCTGTCGAGGATCTTGAAAGAGAGAACGAGTCTGCAGCGCATTATGACGACCAGACGCTTGCGACCCTGACACGCCTCCGGGTCCGAGTCGAAGATCTCAGCGTCGGCGGCACGGTGCTGACTCCTCCCTCGACGACGCTCAATACGCCACCTACCCCAACGATAGCTGCGTCACAGAGCTTCGGACCTCGTCTCCCAACGCTGACCATCAAGCCTTTCCATGGGGACGTGAATCAATGGACGTCGTTTTGGGAGCAATTCAACGGCGCTGTCCATGCGAATACAACTCTGCGCACGACTGATAAATTCCACTACCTCCGCAACTACCTGGTAGGGGAAGCAGCCGCTGCCATTGCCGGACTACCAACGACTGAAGCGTGTTATGAGAGTGCCATCGATCTGCTAGAGCAGAGGTTCGGGGACAGGAGCCGGATTGTACATCATCACTTCAGAGCGCTCCACGAACTGCAGCCCGTGACGTCTCCATCGGCTACGAGGGAGTTGCGCAGGCTGTACGACGTAGTCCAGCTGAATGTCCGCTGCCTCAACGTCCTAGAAGTTCCAACTAGCAGTTCTGCAGCTATGTTCTACGACGTTCTGCTTCAATCCCTGCCACAAGAAATTGTCGTAGCGTTCTACCGCCATAGCCGTCTCCAGGATGACGCACAAGGCACGGAACCCTCTGCTTCAGGGGAGGCAACCACAACGTCTTGCAAGAAACTCGAGCAGCTCTTGCGATATACACAGATAGAGCTCGAAACAAGAGAGCAGTGTGCTCCATCGGCATCCTCCTTCAAAGGCGGCGGGTCCCACAGAAAGCATGTGCCACCGTCATCAGTCCTGCATGCATCGGAAGAATCGAAACAAATCCGCAACGAATGTTTCTTTTGTAAATCTACAAGGCATGCAACCGAG